A window of the Cucurbita pepo subsp. pepo cultivar mu-cu-16 chromosome LG01, ASM280686v2, whole genome shotgun sequence genome harbors these coding sequences:
- the LOC111804318 gene encoding dnaJ homolog subfamily C member 2-like, translating to MTVLANLRLLTYSEEIVDGQPIYVSSNCLPIKAFKYEPAGHAFHNAALKLLGCEDEEVSDDNEQTSDDAEQKYAPSFDSYSSKGKKKSGGSTQQDHYALLGLSNLRYLATEEQIRKSYRETALKYHPDKQAALLLAEETEAAKQAKKDEIETHFKLIQEAYEVLIDPVKRRIYDSTDEFDDEVPTDCAPQDFFKVFGPAFMRNGRWSVNQSIPSLGDDKTPLKEVDDFYNFWYSFKSWREFPHTDEFDLEQAESRDHKRWMERQNAKLSEKARKEEYARIRTLVDNAYKRDPRIQRRKEEEKAQKQRKKEAKFLAKKLQEEEAIRLAEEEKRRKEEEDRRAAEVAQQQKKVKEREKKLLRKERTRLRSLSGPIVSQSLLDLSEEDVENLCSSLDIEQLRSICDKMEGKTGMELAKVLKDAQECSNSERKQPEGKKTGHQNGFTSANAGTTLSSSLPKKERPWSKDEIELLRKGMQKYPKGTSRRWEVISEYIGTKRSVEEILKATKTILLQKPDSSKAFDSFLEKRKPAQSIASPLSTREELVGSSSQKPEDNPATNGNLDTSSSQSVNNQTPNDSSANGVSSSSDQDDWSAVQERALVQALKTFPKETSQRWERVAAAVPGKTVNQCKKKITSMKESFRNKKNAA from the coding sequence ATGACTGTCCTTGCCAATTTGCGTCTTCTCACCTATTCAGAAGAGATTGTAGATGGACAGCCGATTTATGTTTCCTCAAATTGTCTTCCAATTAAGGCTTTTAAGTACGAACCTGCTGGCCATGCTTTCCATAATGCTGCCCTCAAACTCCTTGGTTGTGAAGATGAGGAAGTGAGTGATGACAATGAGCAGACGTCTGATGATGCAGAACAGAAATACGCTCCATCATTTGATTCATATAGTAGCAAAGGTAAAAAGAAATCTGGTGGATCCACCCAACAAGATCATTATGCATTGTTGGGTTTGAGCAATTTGAGATATCTAGCCACAGAGGAACAGATAAGAAAAAGTTATCGTGAAACTGCTTTGAAGTATCATCCTGACAAACAAGCTGCACTTCTTCTTGCCGAGGAAACTGAAGCTGCAAAACAAGCAAAAAAGGATGAAATAGAAACTcattttaaattgattcaaGAAGCGTATGAAGTGTTAATTGATCCTGTCAAAAGAAGAATTTATGACTCAACAGACGAGTTTGATGATGAGGTTCCAACTGATTGTGCTCCGCAAGATTTCTTTAAGGTGTTTGGTCCAGCTTTTATGAGGAATGGGCGTTGGTCTGTAAACCAATCTATTCCGTCATTGGGTGATGATAAAACACCATTGAAAGAAGTTGATGATTTCTATAACTTTTGGTATAGCTTTAAAAGTTGGAGGGAGTTCCCACACACTGATGAATTTGATCTTGAGCAGGCAGAGTCTCGGGACCACAAGAGGTGGATGGAGAGGCAGAATGCTAAACTTTCAGAAAAGGCTAGAAAGGAAGAATATGCTAGGATTCGTACTCTAGTAGATAATGCTTACAAAAGAGACCCTAGAATACAAAGAAGGAAGGAggaagagaaagctcaaaagcagaggaagaaggaagcaaaATTTTTGGCAAAGAAATTACAGGAAGAGGAAGCTATTAGGCTTGCTGAAGAGGAGAAACgaaggaaggaggaggaggatagACGAGCTGCAGAAGTGGCTCAACAACAGAAAAaggtgaaagagagagagaagaaactcCTGCGCAAAGAACGGACTCGTCTTAGATCGCTTTCTGGCCCTATTGTATCTCAGTCTTTGCTTGATCTTTCTGAGGAAGATGTAGAAAATCTCTGTTCATCTCTTGACATTGAGCAGCTGAGAAGTATTTGTgataaaatggaaggaaaaacagGAATGGAGCTTGCCAAAGTTCTCAAAGACGCACAGGAATGCAGTAATTCAGAGAGAAAGCAACCAGAAGGCAAGAAAACAGGACACCAGAATGGTTTTACATCTGCTAATGCTGGGACCACATTAAGCAGCAGCCTTCCGAAGAAGGAGAGGCCTTGGAGTAAAGATGAAATCGAGCTCTTAAGGAAAGGAATGCAGAAATATCCTAAAGGAACTTCTCGTAGATGGGAGGTTATCTCAGAGTACATTGGCACAAAAAGATCTGtggaagaaattttgaagGCAACCAAAACGATCCTCTTACAGAAGCCCGACTCTTCGAAAGCTTTTGACTCATTTCTTGAGAAAAGGAAACCCGCGCAGTCCATTGCATCTCCACTTTCAACTAGAGAAGAATTAGTAGGTTCGTCCTCTCAAAAACCCGAAGACAATCCAGCAACCAACGGTAATCTAGACACTTCTTCAAGCCAAAGTGTAAACAACCAAACTCCTAACGATTCATCTGCAAATGGAGTATCCTCTAGTTCAGATCAAGATGATTGGTCAGCTGTACAAGAAAGGGCACTAGTCCAAGCTCTGAAAACATTCCCAAAGGAGACCAGCCAGCGATGGGAGCGGGTTGCAGCCGCCGTTCCTGGGAAGACAGTGAACCAatgcaagaaaaaaatcaCATCAATGAAGGAGAGCttcagaaacaaaaagaatgcTGCTTAG
- the LOC111795424 gene encoding magnesium transporter MRS2-4-like, producing the protein MGKGPFSFRRSNSRRRPKKAAQSTPLLSPQTPLPIDASSPPINNNGSSLVGGGGGGGGAVGKVKKKAGGAKLWMRLDRWGQSELLEWDKSAIIRRAAIPARDLRILGPVFSHSSNILAREKAMVVNLEFIKAIVTAEEVLLFDPLRQEVIPFVDQLRKLLATKSSSQGHGDGTVDERENDVNVSSGGKWLPVSEAAEGVQYELPFEFQVLENALEVVCMYLDSSVEDLERDAYPVLDELARNVSTKNLERVRSLKSNLTRILARVQKVRDEIEHLLDDNEDMAQLYLTRKWMQNQQADALLGGLASNSTTAIVPHLRRLSSTRSGSMVTSNLLDDNDVEDLEMLLEAYFMQLDGTRNRILSVREYIDDTEDYVNIQLDNQRNELIQFQLTLTIASFAIAIETLIAGLFGMNIHCTLYDQEGIFEYFVGGTSVGCLLIFVLIFGYAKWKKLLGS; encoded by the exons ATGGGCAAAGGGCCATTTTCTTTTCGCCGGAGTAATAGTCGTCGCCGCCCTAAGAAGGCAGCTCAGTCGACACCGTTGTTATCGCCTCAGACACCTCTGCCGATTGACGCCAGTTCTCCTCCCATTAACAATAATGGCAGCAGCTTGGTCggtggtggcggtggtggtggtggggcTGTGGgaaaggtgaagaagaaggctGGAGGAGCGAAGCTGTGGATGCGTCTCGACAGATGGGGGCAGTCGGAGCTTTTAGAGTGGGACAAGAGCGCAATAATCCGGCGTGCTGCAATTCCGGCTCGGGATTTGAGGATTCTTGGTCCTGTTTTCTCCCACTCCTCCAACATACTCg CAAGGGAAAAGGCCATGGTTGTTAATCTAGAGTTCATAAAAGCTATAGTTACTGCTGAAGAAGTCCTACTATTTGACCCTCTTCGCCAAGAGGTTATTCCATTTGTGGATCAGCTAAGGAAACTACTTGCTACGAAGAGTTCATCTCAGGGCCATGGAGATGGAACTGTGGATGAACGTGAAAATGATGTGAATGTTTCAAGTGGAGGAAAGTGGTTGCCAGTCTCCGAAGCTGCTGAAGGTGTGCAGTATGAGCTCCCGTTTGAGTTTCAGGTTCTGGAAAATGCGTTGGAGGttgtatgtatgtatttagATTCCAGTGTGGAAGACCTTGAGAGAGATGCTTATCCAGTCCTTGATGAACTGGCTAGGAATGTCAGCACCAAGAATTTAGAACGTGTGAGGAGCTTGAAAAGTAATCTTACCCGTATTCTTGCACGCGTTCAAAAG GTGCGGGACGAGATAGAGCATCTATTAGATGACAATGAAGATATGGCACAACTATATTTGACAAGGAAATGGATGCAGAATCAACAGGCTGATGCTTTGCTGGGAGGTCTGGCTTCCAACAGCACCACAGCCATTGTTCCCCATCTTCGTCGACTTAGTTCCACCCGGAGCGGAAGTATGGTGACCAGCAATCTTCTTGATGATAATGATGTAGAGGATCTGGAAATGTTACTCGAGGCATATTTTATGCAGTTAGATGGGACTCGTAACAGGATATTATCG GTTAGGGAATACATCGATGACACCGAGGATTATGTCAATATTCAACTTGACAACCAACGAAATGAACTCATTCAGTTTCAGTTGACACTGACCATTGCTTCATTTGCCATAGCCATTGAAACCTTAATCGCCGGGTTGTTTGGCATGAACATCCATTGTACATTGTACGATCAGGAGGGGATATTCGAGTACTTCGTCGGAGGTACTTCAGTAGGTTGTTTGTTGATTTTCGTGCTTATTTTCGGGTATGCTAAATGGAAGAAgcttcttggttcatga